From a region of the Butyrivibrio sp. AE3004 genome:
- a CDS encoding glycosyltransferase family A protein produces the protein MSRVQLLVSGVNQIKERLPEKMNIQSDAVIVNQCDKDDSTEFEYVNNKDEVYKIKVLDRNERGVGLSRNLALDNADHEFLQFADEDIVFDDGYVSAVEQEFDRHPEADMLMFNVKAAPGRETYHNTDFARVTWKNYGRYPAYAIAARTAVIRKAGVRFSTLFGGGAKYSNGEDSLFLHDCLKSGIKIYRTSVSIGHEESERPSTWFTGFNDKFFFDRGVLYHFLYGKLAVIMSLRFLLVKKNEMCREKPLTECYRLMLKGIRRGKLEAQSKRSF, from the coding sequence ATGTCTAGAGTTCAATTGCTTGTGTCGGGAGTCAATCAGATAAAGGAGAGGCTGCCCGAAAAAATGAATATTCAGTCCGATGCGGTTATTGTTAATCAGTGTGATAAGGATGACAGTACTGAATTTGAGTATGTAAATAATAAGGATGAAGTTTATAAAATAAAGGTACTGGATAGAAATGAACGGGGAGTCGGCTTATCCAGAAATCTTGCACTTGATAATGCAGACCATGAATTTTTACAGTTTGCGGATGAAGATATAGTTTTTGATGATGGTTATGTTTCTGCCGTAGAGCAGGAATTTGACAGACATCCCGAGGCAGATATGCTGATGTTTAATGTAAAGGCTGCGCCGGGAAGAGAGACCTATCACAATACGGATTTTGCGAGAGTAACCTGGAAGAATTACGGAAGATATCCTGCATATGCGATTGCAGCCAGAACAGCTGTTATCAGAAAGGCCGGAGTGAGGTTTTCGACACTTTTTGGCGGTGGCGCAAAATACAGCAACGGTGAGGATTCGCTTTTTTTACATGATTGTTTAAAGAGCGGGATTAAAATATACAGAACTTCCGTCAGTATCGGACATGAAGAGTCGGAGAGACCTTCTACCTGGTTTACCGGGTTTAATGACAAGTTCTTTTTTGACAGAGGGGTACTGTATCATTTTTTGTACGGAAAGCTTGCAGTGATCATGAGCTTAAGATTTCTGCTTGTTAAGAAAAATGAGATGTGCAGGGAAAAGCCCTTAACTGAGTGCTACAGACTTATGCTGAAAGGAATAAGGCGGGGTAAGCTTGAAGCACAAAGTAAACGCAGCTTTTAA
- a CDS encoding glycosyltransferase family 2 protein, producing the protein MENDRSLRNRVSIIVPVYNAGNYILETISMVQRQTYDNFELILVDDASSDNSADLIRSAISAGDNRIKLIQKATNGGAALARNAGIAAATGRYIAFLDADDIWYENKLEKEIDFIKSKDAAFAFTAYEFGDENAKPTGKIVHVPDTLNFKKALSRTVIFTTTVMIDTEKLPKEKIFMPQIESEDTATWWTILKGGITAYGLDEVLAIYRRPAKSLSSNKLVALKRIWGLYRKIAGLSVVASLFYFIGWAYRATARRL; encoded by the coding sequence ATGGAAAACGATCGCAGCCTGAGAAATCGTGTCAGCATTATCGTTCCGGTTTATAATGCCGGAAACTATATTTTGGAAACCATCAGCATGGTACAACGACAGACCTATGATAATTTTGAACTCATACTGGTGGATGACGCTTCTTCCGATAACAGTGCTGATTTGATAAGAAGTGCAATCAGTGCGGGCGATAACAGAATAAAGCTTATACAAAAAGCAACAAATGGGGGGGCTGCTCTTGCAAGAAATGCAGGAATTGCAGCTGCCACCGGAAGATACATAGCTTTTCTTGATGCTGATGATATCTGGTATGAGAATAAGCTTGAAAAAGAAATTGATTTTATTAAGAGCAAAGATGCAGCGTTTGCGTTTACTGCATATGAGTTTGGGGATGAAAATGCAAAACCTACCGGGAAGATCGTGCATGTTCCGGATACACTGAATTTTAAAAAGGCCTTATCGAGAACCGTAATATTTACGACAACGGTTATGATAGATACGGAAAAACTTCCTAAGGAAAAGATTTTTATGCCACAGATAGAAAGTGAAGATACTGCAACTTGGTGGACGATACTTAAGGGCGGGATTACAGCATACGGACTGGATGAAGTTCTTGCAATATACAGAAGGCCTGCCAAATCACTTTCTTCTAATAAATTGGTTGCGCTTAAGAGAATTTGGGGACTTTATAGAAAAATAGCCGGATTGTCTGTAGTTGCAAGCCTTTTCTATTTTATAGGATGGGCTTACAGAGCGACTGCAAGAAGGCTTTAA
- a CDS encoding YveK family protein produces the protein MASKRENYDNEILNLRAFYLVLLKKLWILPVAAIIGGVIAGLIYFMANVVYAPARNYVTESTLYIYFAYDENKGSEVDFYNAYTWNILVKAEDTNLPIKADDNILDRIMENLANEGYREDVDVTRQDVISSVNADIPSDVRVMLFTVKNPDRELSGAIADAANEALVAYGEKNEAFTSIKLLGRSDTKLELLPDRMGVAVALGAAIGLVLAVLTLLFVSLVDDIVYVPEDVQRRYALPVLGILSGKGQEEPSFFRNEMILAFREKLKSVSKAAIICVDDKNGKIKAESAQSRIGEVLGDGLKSEVPEFITMTLPGNDNESFEKLSHVDGVIIAVSMGKHNGAMTEHLISLLKKIDCRICGIVITDADMKFLKRYLGL, from the coding sequence ATGGCATCAAAACGAGAAAACTATGACAATGAAATATTGAATCTAAGGGCATTTTATCTTGTTTTGCTAAAAAAACTGTGGATACTGCCAGTTGCGGCAATTATAGGAGGTGTAATTGCAGGACTCATTTATTTCATGGCAAATGTGGTATATGCGCCTGCAAGAAATTATGTCACGGAGTCAACACTGTATATTTATTTTGCTTATGATGAAAATAAAGGTTCAGAGGTTGATTTCTACAATGCTTATACATGGAATATACTTGTAAAAGCCGAAGATACAAACCTTCCAATAAAGGCAGATGACAATATTCTTGACAGAATAATGGAGAATCTTGCAAACGAAGGATATCGGGAAGATGTAGATGTGACAAGACAGGATGTAATATCTTCGGTTAATGCGGATATCCCTTCTGATGTCAGAGTTATGCTCTTTACTGTGAAAAATCCGGACAGGGAGCTTTCCGGTGCAATTGCAGATGCGGCAAATGAGGCACTTGTAGCTTACGGAGAAAAGAATGAAGCCTTCACTTCGATAAAGCTTTTGGGAAGAAGTGATACAAAACTTGAGCTTTTACCGGACAGAATGGGTGTAGCAGTAGCGTTAGGCGCTGCTATAGGTTTGGTTTTGGCGGTTCTTACCCTTCTGTTTGTGAGTCTTGTGGATGATATCGTATATGTTCCCGAGGATGTACAAAGAAGATATGCCTTGCCTGTACTTGGGATACTAAGTGGCAAGGGACAGGAAGAACCTTCATTTTTCAGAAATGAAATGATTCTTGCTTTCAGAGAAAAGCTTAAAAGTGTTTCAAAGGCTGCTATTATTTGTGTTGATGACAAAAACGGAAAAATAAAAGCTGAGAGTGCACAATCAAGAATAGGTGAAGTTCTGGGTGATGGACTAAAAAGCGAAGTCCCGGAGTTTATTACCATGACGCTTCCGGGAAATGATAATGAGTCTTTTGAAAAACTGTCTCACGTTGACGGAGTAATAATTGCAGTCAGTATGGGAAAACACAACGGCGCAATGACAGAGCATCTTATTTCTCTTCTGAAAAAAATCGATTGCAGGATTTGCGGAATTGTAATAACCGATGCGGATATGAAATTTTTGAAAAGATATTTGGGTCTGTGA
- a CDS encoding sugar transferase, giving the protein MKQVESIKRVFVLCLGLIGLLIQTAVYAFFWFKVYYPIVSAQRISADGYMFGNGLKLYFRGHLLVIAIYFVLMLFFSNTYGGLKIGYLKSMDIFLSQIFALFMVNVISYFQISLMRNWLVPVYPMLEILAIQMVISFLWAVCTNWMYRSIFPARQMLLISGEYPVDDILRKFNSRQDKYNIVKCLNIKEGLMAIERECLERYDAVVLWDIPTKDRNKLLKFLYSNSIRVYLMPKITDVLVKGAEQLHIFDTPVLLLREYYLKVEQRAIKRLVDIVCALILIILSSPVMLITAIIIKLYDGGPVLYKQIRCTLNQKEFKIMKFRSMRVDAEKDGVARLATKNDSRITPIGKIIRAFRIDELPQLFNILKGEMSFIGPRPERPEIIEQYMETMPEFAFRMKVKAGLAGYAQVYGKYNTTPYDKLKLDLAYIENYSVWLDFKLMLLTLKILFTPDATEGVDATQVTALKDTDNK; this is encoded by the coding sequence ATGAAACAGGTTGAATCTATAAAAAGAGTATTTGTATTATGTCTGGGACTTATTGGACTGTTGATTCAGACTGCAGTTTATGCTTTTTTCTGGTTTAAGGTATATTATCCGATTGTATCTGCACAAAGAATAAGTGCGGACGGATATATGTTTGGTAATGGTCTTAAGCTGTATTTCAGAGGACATTTGCTGGTAATTGCGATATATTTTGTACTTATGCTCTTTTTCTCAAATACCTACGGCGGACTGAAAATAGGATATCTTAAATCAATGGATATTTTTCTGTCACAGATTTTTGCACTGTTCATGGTAAATGTTATCTCATATTTCCAAATATCACTAATGAGAAACTGGCTTGTACCGGTTTATCCCATGCTAGAAATACTGGCTATTCAGATGGTAATATCCTTTTTGTGGGCGGTCTGTACGAATTGGATGTACAGATCGATTTTTCCGGCAAGGCAGATGCTTCTTATAAGCGGAGAATACCCGGTTGATGATATTTTAAGGAAGTTCAATTCAAGACAGGATAAATATAACATTGTTAAGTGTCTCAATATAAAAGAGGGACTTATGGCTATCGAAAGAGAATGCCTTGAACGCTACGACGCTGTAGTTCTCTGGGATATTCCCACTAAGGATAGAAATAAGCTTTTGAAATTCTTGTATTCAAATTCCATAAGAGTGTATCTTATGCCAAAGATTACGGATGTTCTTGTTAAGGGAGCTGAGCAGCTTCATATTTTTGACACACCTGTTCTTCTCCTTCGAGAGTATTATCTTAAAGTCGAGCAGCGTGCTATCAAGAGACTTGTAGATATCGTCTGCGCACTTATTCTGATCATACTTTCATCGCCGGTTATGCTAATTACAGCCATAATCATTAAGCTTTATGACGGAGGTCCGGTTCTTTACAAGCAGATTCGCTGCACTCTGAACCAGAAAGAGTTTAAGATCATGAAGTTCAGAAGTATGAGGGTTGATGCCGAAAAGGACGGAGTGGCAAGGCTTGCAACAAAGAATGACTCGAGAATAACACCTATCGGTAAAATTATAAGAGCCTTTAGAATAGACGAACTACCACAGCTTTTCAATATTCTCAAAGGAGAAATGTCGTTTATAGGACCAAGACCCGAGCGTCCTGAGATTATTGAGCAGTATATGGAGACTATGCCTGAATTTGCATTTAGAATGAAGGTTAAAGCGGGACTTGCCGGCTATGCACAGGTTTACGGTAAGTACAATACTACACCGTATGATAAACTGAAGCTGGACCTGGCCTATATAGAAAACTATTCTGTATGGCTTGATTTCAAGCTTATGCTATTAACTCTTAAGATTCTGTTTACACCTGATGCAACGGAAGGTGTCGATGCCACGCAGGTAACGGCTCTTAAGGATACGGACAACAAATAA
- a CDS encoding EpsG family protein, with protein sequence MILSGTGADYMLVYITLTVITLAIAYFSGTKNVTAGAVIGGEYNFIHRGLSRKQVRNAVGLFSLFVLLTGVSALRLNVGNDYSKYVEFMHRTYSNAVVPTEVGFNYLTKLVYTLSGFENYVMVFAFFAAATVFFFLAAINRQTEDFFLSFMMFMLLGYYFQSLSTVRYYLALGIALYSISFCLKGDWPKFILIILCGSLFHKSLLVVLVLYPLAAMKWKRWMYVTLALLSVSCMFLKDIYLQIAIKIYPSYEGTEYLSGGTSTISIIRCAGVLALAALILGKDIIKDRKMSFYFYSNLGALILYVFCSFLPTVSRIAYYFTVTQILYVPALVKILISDRDEKRYKLGRMLRVLTVIGCLLYFAKYMRGAAGDGVRILPYETFLFHELPATLSERGFG encoded by the coding sequence ATGATATTAAGTGGTACGGGTGCGGATTATATGCTGGTATATATCACATTGACCGTCATAACACTCGCAATAGCTTATTTTTCAGGCACAAAGAATGTGACCGCAGGAGCGGTAATTGGCGGAGAATATAACTTCATACACAGAGGACTCAGTAGAAAACAGGTGAGAAATGCAGTGGGGCTTTTCTCACTATTTGTGCTTTTGACAGGAGTATCTGCTCTGAGACTGAATGTTGGGAATGATTACAGTAAATATGTGGAATTTATGCACAGAACCTACAGTAATGCAGTGGTACCCACTGAAGTCGGATTTAATTATCTTACAAAGCTTGTTTATACTCTGTCTGGATTTGAAAACTATGTCATGGTGTTTGCATTCTTTGCGGCAGCAACGGTGTTTTTCTTTCTTGCGGCCATAAACAGGCAGACAGAGGACTTTTTTCTGTCATTTATGATGTTCATGCTCCTTGGGTATTATTTTCAATCCTTAAGTACAGTCAGATATTACCTTGCGCTGGGAATTGCACTTTATTCGATCAGCTTTTGCCTTAAGGGTGACTGGCCCAAATTTATACTGATCATATTATGCGGAAGCCTTTTTCATAAGTCGCTTCTTGTGGTACTTGTTCTTTATCCACTGGCAGCTATGAAATGGAAGCGGTGGATGTACGTTACACTTGCACTTCTTTCTGTTTCCTGTATGTTTTTAAAAGACATATACCTTCAGATAGCAATCAAAATTTATCCGTCATATGAAGGGACCGAATACCTTTCAGGCGGAACTAGCACAATAAGTATAATAAGATGCGCAGGGGTTCTTGCCCTGGCTGCTCTGATTCTTGGAAAAGATATAATAAAAGACAGAAAAATGAGTTTTTACTTTTATTCAAATCTCGGAGCACTGATACTGTATGTTTTCTGCTCATTTTTGCCAACAGTATCAAGAATAGCGTATTATTTTACTGTAACTCAGATATTGTACGTTCCGGCACTTGTAAAAATTCTTATTTCGGACAGAGACGAGAAGCGTTATAAGCTTGGAAGAATGCTTCGGGTTTTGACTGTTATCGGGTGTTTGTTGTATTTTGCGAAATATATGAGAGGTGCTGCAGGTGATGGAGTAAGGATTCTTCCCTATGAGACATTTTTGTTTCATGAATTGCCCGCAACATTATCGGAGAGAGGCTTTGGCTGA
- a CDS encoding glycosyltransferase family 4 protein: MSNYINHHQIPLCDELYSALGKDFFFIESQPMDEARKNMGWNSDTAGISYVKRMYEDMETCSKLIMDCDVMILGWTGQDKNAPSEQVIRDRLSSGKPVVRVSERIYREGRWKAVSPRGLKAKYEEHIKFRNAPVYMLCSGAYVSGDFKMIGAYPDKMYKWGYFPPFKIYSKEELEELLYKDKKKLHICFAARLIKLKHPELAVETAKHLRNISVDFSLDILGDGPLFSDIQELIKSEKLEDYVFMHGSLKPEAVRGIMEKSDVFIFASNYLEGWGAVVNEAMNSACVVVASSEAGAVPYLIKDGVNGFTFDSCDKEKLIKKIDALFLDNDATISENVRDRKAPTLNADYVRKLQKEAYLTIRENWNAKNAAERLLVFCESITSGSNFSPYEDGPLSRANVIKAPGFMRTVQEDNHLE, encoded by the coding sequence GTGTCTAATTACATAAATCATCATCAGATTCCGCTTTGTGATGAATTATATTCAGCACTTGGTAAAGATTTTTTCTTTATAGAATCGCAGCCTATGGATGAAGCACGAAAGAATATGGGGTGGAATTCGGATACAGCAGGGATTTCATATGTGAAGAGGATGTATGAGGATATGGAAACCTGTTCGAAACTGATAATGGATTGCGATGTAATGATACTTGGCTGGACAGGACAGGATAAGAATGCACCATCCGAGCAGGTAATAAGAGACAGACTAAGCAGCGGGAAACCGGTTGTCAGGGTCAGTGAGCGGATTTACCGTGAGGGTAGATGGAAGGCTGTATCACCAAGGGGACTAAAGGCAAAGTATGAAGAACATATAAAATTTCGAAATGCCCCTGTTTATATGTTGTGTTCAGGAGCTTATGTTTCCGGAGATTTTAAGATGATAGGCGCATATCCGGATAAGATGTATAAATGGGGATATTTTCCACCTTTCAAAATATACAGTAAAGAAGAACTGGAAGAATTACTGTATAAAGATAAAAAGAAACTGCATATATGCTTTGCCGCCAGACTTATTAAGCTAAAACACCCAGAACTGGCTGTGGAAACGGCAAAGCATCTTAGGAATATCAGCGTTGATTTTAGTCTTGATATTCTTGGAGACGGACCGCTTTTTTCTGACATACAGGAGTTAATAAAAAGCGAAAAGCTTGAAGATTATGTTTTTATGCACGGATCCCTTAAACCGGAAGCGGTACGGGGAATAATGGAAAAAAGTGATGTATTCATATTTGCCAGTAACTATCTTGAAGGTTGGGGAGCAGTAGTGAATGAGGCTATGAACAGTGCATGTGTTGTTGTGGCATCCTCCGAGGCCGGAGCTGTTCCGTATCTTATAAAGGATGGTGTAAATGGTTTTACTTTTGATAGTTGTGACAAGGAAAAGCTTATAAAGAAGATAGATGCACTTTTTTTAGACAATGATGCGACCATTTCGGAGAATGTCCGGGATAGAAAAGCCCCCACACTAAATGCAGATTATGTGAGGAAGCTTCAAAAAGAAGCCTATCTTACTATCAGAGAAAACTGGAATGCCAAAAATGCGGCAGAAAGATTACTGGTTTTTTGTGAAAGTATAACAAGTGGTAGTAATTTTTCACCGTATGAGGATGGACCTCTTAGCAGGGCAAATGTGATAAAGGCTCCGGGATTTATGCGTACCGTGCAGGAAGATAATCATCTGGAGTAA
- a CDS encoding glycosyltransferase family 2 protein has protein sequence MELFTKKISVIIPAYNIEDLIVRCLDSVCNQTYPDELFEVIVVDDGSTDDTYKRAEDYIKKTWGKLRYEEDETFLKNSTGPSITLLHQENGGSSKARNLGISAATGDYIGFVDADDYIDHHMYEVLMKAIEENSTEDEPVLMAQISRDEIAEDGTKLPDVCIPPNYVNIISGKEHLRTLLMHTGDASFCTKLTSKELFTGGCKGFPEGELNEDFFLMIHMLKKVKKLVILPQQYYHVYYRSGSNSRKKADQKDYFPPVFTDIVRNSDVALKLVKKSFPELTDVAIRFCLIQRLDYLLHIPISKMTVKNRFYKKNVVGFLRRHMRDISSNRYLSKKDKMYLLILAAAPKAARTIHAKVRGLQ, from the coding sequence ATGGAATTGTTTACCAAAAAAATCAGTGTAATTATACCTGCCTATAATATTGAGGATCTGATAGTACGCTGTCTTGATTCCGTATGCAATCAGACATATCCCGATGAACTTTTTGAAGTAATTGTGGTAGATGACGGATCTACGGATGATACTTATAAAAGAGCAGAGGATTACATAAAAAAGACATGGGGGAAGCTTCGCTATGAGGAAGATGAAACATTCTTAAAGAACAGCACAGGACCATCCATAACTCTTCTTCATCAGGAAAACGGTGGCAGCAGCAAAGCAAGAAACTTAGGTATAAGTGCTGCGACAGGTGATTATATTGGCTTTGTTGATGCAGACGACTATATAGACCATCATATGTATGAAGTGCTGATGAAGGCGATTGAAGAAAACAGCACAGAGGATGAACCCGTCCTTATGGCTCAGATATCGAGGGATGAAATCGCGGAGGATGGAACAAAGCTTCCGGATGTGTGCATACCTCCGAATTATGTAAACATAATATCAGGAAAGGAACATTTAAGAACACTTTTAATGCATACAGGCGATGCATCCTTTTGTACCAAGCTTACATCCAAAGAACTGTTCACGGGAGGTTGCAAGGGATTTCCTGAGGGAGAGCTTAACGAAGACTTTTTTCTGATGATACATATGCTCAAGAAGGTGAAAAAACTTGTTATTTTACCCCAGCAGTACTATCACGTTTACTACCGGAGCGGCAGCAATTCAAGAAAAAAGGCTGATCAGAAAGACTATTTTCCGCCGGTATTTACTGACATTGTCAGAAATTCAGATGTAGCATTAAAGCTTGTGAAAAAGAGCTTTCCGGAGCTTACTGATGTGGCAATCAGATTTTGTCTGATTCAGAGACTTGATTACCTTCTTCATATTCCGATAAGTAAAATGACTGTGAAAAACAGATTTTATAAAAAGAATGTTGTAGGTTTTTTAAGAAGACATATGAGAGATATTTCTTCCAACAGATATCTTTCGAAAAAAGATAAAATGTATCTGCTTATACTGGCAGCTGCCCCGAAGGCGGCTCGTACAATACATGCAAAGGTTAGAGGACTGCAATGA
- a CDS encoding glycosyltransferase: protein MKRPFFTIIVVSYNAGEDLINTLESIKMQTFKDVAIVIKDGGSTDGSLEKAVKCLGLINEDEDKKTDGRKRLSAGKMSSNGSFDIRYQDGRIRIIRSKDHGIYDAMNMAVNAIKNEEERRIKDTAPGYIYFLNCGDVFSNNQVLRNVYEKIQLDSKNSGTIVPTIYYGDIYEMKTRQRVSSNPKIDDFACYRNVPSHQACFYDERLVLRYAFDTVWKVRADYEHFLRCIYVEKAETKYMNLRIADYEGGGFSETKENRKISETERQQIIHLYLSKKQIQKFDMIRMLTLAPLRSKIAENPKTAGVYNKIKSLVYRHR from the coding sequence ATGAAAAGACCATTTTTTACTATAATTGTTGTTTCATATAATGCAGGTGAGGATCTGATAAATACATTGGAAAGTATTAAAATGCAGACCTTTAAGGATGTTGCCATTGTGATAAAGGATGGCGGTTCTACAGATGGCTCACTAGAAAAAGCTGTAAAGTGCCTGGGATTAATAAACGAAGATGAAGATAAAAAAACTGATGGCAGAAAGCGGCTTAGTGCCGGAAAGATGAGTTCTAACGGTTCCTTTGACATAAGGTATCAGGACGGAAGGATAAGGATAATCCGAAGTAAGGATCATGGTATTTACGATGCTATGAATATGGCGGTTAATGCCATAAAGAATGAGGAAGAGCGGAGAATAAAGGATACAGCTCCGGGATATATCTATTTTTTGAACTGTGGAGATGTATTTTCAAATAATCAGGTTTTAAGGAATGTTTATGAGAAGATACAGCTTGATTCAAAGAATTCGGGAACAATCGTACCCACGATTTATTACGGAGATATTTATGAGATGAAGACAAGGCAGAGAGTTTCATCTAATCCTAAGATAGACGACTTTGCCTGCTACAGAAATGTTCCATCTCATCAAGCTTGTTTTTATGATGAGAGACTTGTTCTTAGATATGCGTTTGATACTGTCTGGAAGGTGAGGGCGGATTACGAACATTTCCTCAGATGTATCTATGTTGAGAAGGCAGAAACGAAATACATGAATCTGCGTATAGCTGATTATGAGGGTGGCGGTTTTTCGGAAACAAAGGAAAACAGGAAGATATCGGAAACAGAGAGACAGCAGATAATACACTTATATCTTTCAAAAAAGCAGATTCAGAAATTTGACATGATCAGAATGCTGACACTTGCGCCGCTTAGAAGTAAAATAGCGGAAAATCCAAAGACGGCAGGGGTATATAATAAGATAAAAAGTCTGGTATACAGACATCGATAA
- a CDS encoding glycosyltransferase family 4 protein — protein sequence MRVLWVCNIMLPAFAKANGLPWSEREGWLSGAYDKIVSGKKAGNIILGVAFPSGDMGKAKKEIDNVSFYGFKENLDMPEVYDEGLEDRFKEIYEDFKPDIVHVFGTEFPHNLAAIKAFNRPSRTLLGIQGLCSEIARVYMANLPESVSQATTFRDRYKNDSLIQQKEKFEKRAENEIMAIKLTGNITGRTDFDKEITSGINPKAVYHKMNETMRPTFYVNAWRSVNTVPHSIFLSQGDYPLKGFHFMLEAMPEILKEYPDTKLYVAGNSVIGKIRRKTVTIPDEQKNASGKSKYPLAIRISAYGKYLKKLIRRGKLGGKVVMLGKLSAEQMKEQLLKCNVFVCPSILENSPNSMAEAMLLGVPTVAAETGGIPSMLEKNVDGLLFEPGNSEELAKCVKQMFREPVIAAVYGDNARKHAMLTHDASENYKRLIEIYKTMMA from the coding sequence ATGAGAGTTTTGTGGGTTTGTAACATAATGCTGCCTGCTTTTGCAAAGGCGAACGGACTGCCCTGGTCTGAAAGGGAAGGGTGGCTTTCGGGGGCATATGATAAGATCGTATCCGGTAAAAAGGCCGGAAATATAATTCTTGGCGTAGCATTTCCATCAGGGGATATGGGAAAAGCCAAAAAAGAAATTGATAATGTAAGTTTTTACGGTTTTAAAGAAAATCTTGACATGCCTGAAGTTTATGATGAGGGGCTGGAAGATAGGTTTAAAGAAATATATGAAGACTTTAAGCCTGATATCGTACATGTATTTGGAACTGAATTTCCGCACAATCTTGCAGCGATAAAGGCATTTAACAGACCATCAAGGACGCTTCTTGGAATACAGGGATTATGCTCTGAGATAGCCAGGGTTTACATGGCAAATCTCCCGGAGTCTGTCAGTCAGGCCACCACGTTTAGGGACAGATACAAAAACGATTCGCTTATTCAGCAAAAGGAAAAGTTCGAAAAACGTGCTGAAAACGAGATCATGGCAATAAAGCTTACAGGAAATATAACCGGAAGGACGGATTTTGATAAGGAAATAACCTCCGGGATAAATCCGAAAGCCGTATACCATAAAATGAATGAGACCATGCGTCCGACTTTTTATGTGAATGCATGGAGATCTGTAAATACTGTTCCTCACAGCATTTTTCTCTCTCAAGGGGATTATCCTTTGAAGGGATTTCATTTTATGCTGGAGGCAATGCCCGAAATACTAAAAGAGTATCCTGATACAAAGCTGTATGTTGCAGGTAACAGCGTAATAGGTAAAATCAGGAGAAAAACAGTGACTATTCCCGATGAACAAAAGAATGCATCGGGAAAAAGTAAGTATCCTCTTGCAATAAGAATTTCGGCTTACGGTAAATATTTAAAGAAGCTGATACGAAGAGGGAAGCTTGGTGGCAAGGTTGTGATGCTTGGAAAGCTTTCGGCAGAGCAGATGAAAGAACAGCTTCTTAAATGCAATGTATTTGTGTGTCCGTCAATATTGGAGAATTCACCAAATTCAATGGCTGAAGCAATGCTTCTGGGTGTGCCGACGGTTGCGGCAGAAACCGGTGGGATTCCCAGCATGCTCGAAAAAAATGTGGACGGATTATTGTTTGAACCCGGAAATTCAGAAGAACTTGCAAAATGTGTAAAGCAGATGTTCAGAGAACCTGTAATAGCAGCTGTTTACGGTGATAATGCAAGAAAACACGCAATGCTGACTCATGACGCTTCTGAAAATTATAAGAGGCTTATTGAGATATACAAAACTATGATGGCTTAA